From the genome of Numenius arquata chromosome 9, bNumArq3.hap1.1, whole genome shotgun sequence:
aagaaataagGATAGTTTCATGCAAAATCATGTAGTTGGAATTGTTATATAGTGAataaaacaattatatttttttcagtagctcTATTACAAGCATATTAGAATTCCAACTTAAACCACAAAATGGGCAATTGTTACGCAGGCATTAGCTGTGTTTTATGCATTTTCTTGGGACACCAAAGGTGCTTACCGAGGTGACAACTTTTACTTACAAACACGACTCAAGAAAGCAAGATCTGTACTAGCTCAAGCTGCAGGTTCTGCAGCTGTATTACTTCGAGGGAGCGTTAGGGCCAGCGGTGCACAGGAGGTCTGAGAGCAGAACAGCAGCACTCCCGCTCAGACCATATGTCAACCACGCAATAGAATTCCTGTGCAGATGCAGCAAGACCTGCACAATTACAACATCGGCCACCAAACACCCTTACAGtgctcttcagagctgctctTTTAACTGCCAACTATCCTTACTTCATCTCTCTCATAGCACTTTATAAATTAACAAATGGAAAACGTGCTAAGCAATAGTTTATTAGGTTGGAGAAAGTACTATTTTAAGAGATTTCAAATCCCCACCTGCTCCATAGCCCTGTATTTCTCTGGGAGTATATCATACCCCTAACATACCTCAAGAGTATGTTTTAACAACAGTTTAAACAAATATGATCCACTAGCTTCATATCCCTACCTGGAGTCTATTCTTCAGGTCTTCCATCAGActccaaagaaaaattaaaacatccaAATTTACCACAAATTACACCCAACATCAAGCAGAGCAATATCCACCCTAAACAACTGCAGCCCCCCCCAAACGATACACCCAGATGAGGATAAATATACTATTGTTTAAAGCTCAGAAacataggaaaggaaaaatacttaTCCCTTATGCTACAGGcaacttaaaaatagaaaaggaaggaggaCTACTAGAAGCGGTGAGCCAACGCAACACAGTGAAGATACTTCGGTCGGCGATGAGCCCCTGCAAGCTGTTAGGCAGTCTGCAGAAGCCCCGTGGGGACGGGCTCTACGTTCTGCAGGTCCCCGGGTCTGCTGCCACCTGCTCGGCACCCCGAGGACGCCGGGCTGGGTGGAGGGGCCTACCCTGCTCTCACCCAGCTGCCCAGcgaggcccggcccggctcgACCCCCGGGAGCGGAGCGAGGGCCCAACAAGCTGGGAGCGCCGGGCCTGGCCACGACGGAGGGCACAGAACCGCCCCACCCCGACCTGCCGCCCTCCACCAGCCCCAGTCGGGCCAGTCCCAGCGGCTCAGGTCCGACGCACCTGCCAGCAGCGGCGTGGGGGGCGCCATCTTGGCGCAGCGGGCTCGAATTCCGCTTCCGGGTGAGCGGCGTCGCGGCCGCCCCAGAGACGTCCACGTCGCTCGCGGGCGTGAGGGCGGGGGGCGCCGGCACGTGACGCGGAAGCGGGGGCTCGGATTGGCGGCCGGGTATCCTGGCCCCGCCCCCAGAGCAGTGCGTATTTCCGGCGGGCGGCGCCGCGCGGTGCTGACGCTGGCAGAGAGCGGCGGTAGCGGCGGCGGGCCCGGAGCGGCCCGGTCGCATCATGGTGGCCAAGCAGCGCATCCGTATGGCCAACGAGAAGCACAGCAAGAACATCACGCAGCGTGGGAACGTCGCCAAGACCTCGGTACGTAGCGTGGGGCTGTTTGGGGGTGGGGACAGACACACTGGGGAACCGAGCAGGGGGTAATGGCAGTGCTGTGCCCGCAGAGGACGGCCCCGGAGGAGAAGGCGTCGGTTGGGCCCTGGCTGCTGGCGTTGTTCATTTTCGTGGTTTGCGGATCAGGTGAGCGGGTGGAACCGGGAGTGGGAGGGCGGCGGTGGGGCCCAGTGGTGGTggggccccgccgccaccggggccCACTGATGGAGAGCCCCTGGCGAGCGctcccctcctctgctctctTGCAGCCATCTTCCAGATCATCCAGAGCATCCGGATGGGCATGTGAGGGGCCTCTCACCAGGCCAGGCCCATCCGTGCCCTTCCCCGGTGCTGCCATGAGCTGTTCCCTCTCTCCCCGGTCAGCCCCGCTTCGTCGTCGCAGCAGCTGCCCGAGGAGCGGTGCTCGGCATCGGCCGTGTCGCATTCCAGGTCCCTTCAGCAGTCATTCCGAGTTTTCTAGCCCACAGTGCCTTGAACAGCACCAGATGtacaaagcaataaaattataTTGTTGATCTACAATCGTGGACCTACTTATTCGGTGAAGTGCACAGCCATGTTTTCTGTAGAGACGTTAACCTGTACGCCATGTCGATACGTAGGAATTGACATCTGTTGTAAACACCGGTCTTGAGATTCTATCCTCTGTATAGCTGGAAgtggttttatttaaattcagaagCCAGGATTTTTATAGCAGCTGGAGTACAAAGCATGTTCATAATGGGCCGTGCAGCGTTCTGTAGCTTGCCCAAGTGCATCGTCCTCTCTGTACACGTAGAGTAGTCTTAACTGCAGCATGTGGTGGTGCGTTAGCGCTCAAACACTTATCAAAACAGAAAACTTTATCCCATACCTCTTGTCctaataaatgcaaaatgcttGTTTGTATAGAATTAGTGGGTGTTACTTAATTAGAAACCGGCATGACCGAGCAGCAGCTGTTTCTGACATAACCCGATGCTGAAGTTTCACAAACTGCTGGCTGACCGAGCTTCTCCTGGCCATGGGCTGCGACTGCTGTAAATACTTCTTGGACAACTTTCAACCAGTGGTGATAGTTTTAAATTTTACAATGTTGTATGGGAATGTTTGGTACAGGTAGGGGgaccctgcccctcctgcccacAGTTCTGCTTTTATGTGCAGCATCTGCAGAGTGTGGTATGTCttgcaatatatatttaatactaTTTAAGGTAAATCTTGCTTTCAACCTGATTTTATCTAATAATGGATCCAGTACTTAACTGCTTCCCTACAAATGATCACAGTTCCTTCTTAgtgatactgaagaaaaaaaaagaaaaagccctcctTACACTTGTAGATGACTGTAACTTGTAACAGTGGAAAATGCTGCTGTTGATCATATTTTATTGCTGATGGCCCAGGCTTTGTGTTGGCCTCTTGCTGTCTGTTGTGGTAACAAAGGCAGTCCGAAATTGGTCTGCTGTTGTACGCAGCTGCTAAAGGAAGACTTCTTTTTTCAGGTTTCTTAGCAGAAGACAAATTTAAAATCTGGTTACACTAGAATTAATAGAGAAAAGTTTCTGTAGACATTTATTAAATGCCTGTTAGCCATGAAAGAGCAGATCTTTTTGTATGAGTTGTCATATTTCCATTTGAAATCATTGGGACTGGTGTAAACCAGCGCGGCCAAGAGCATGCCCCAGAACCGAGCCGTACAAGGTAACACACGTTCCCTGTTCTTGGATGCTCGTATTTTGtaagtggtggtggggggaagtaTGTACCATCTCCGATTTTAAATAAAGTTCTTTTCAAATGCGAGTTGTGTTTGTTTTGAGGTTGGCAAAATGGTGCCTTACTGGGTGTTGAAACTAGGCCACTCCACACTGAGTGCAGCTTCGTTAGCTATTTCCTTGAGAGGAGCCCCTTTACAGCAGGAAACCCCTGTGTTTGGCTGTTTGGGGGGTCTGGGCCATAGGGGTGCCATGGTGCaggggctgtggctgctccacTGCCTGTCCGTTCTCTGGTCCTTGGGGAGCTCTGACCGGTTCCTGCTTCTACAGAAgatgtttccttttgctttgcctGTGCAGTAGCTCATTGTGCTTTCTCCACAGCCAGCATGGCTGGAGTTGGAAGAACAGAAACATGTTGTGTGCCGTGTAAGTGAAGGGCTGTGCAGCAGTTGCTTTTGTTGTAATTGCAGGATGAACAGCAATCCTTGTCTGACAGACTAGGGCCAGCAGTGGCCTCCATCAGTTAACTGCGATTTGGCATATTGTGCCACTTGAAAAGTGCTATTGGATTGAAACCAAAGTGTTCTGGGGATGCTGTACATGGAAGAGTGGTGAAAGAGGAGGTACAGCCAAGAACAGGTAGTTGCACAAGGGATGAGAATGATCCGTAGCTCACAGCTGCTTTTGAAGAGTGAAGTCATTCTGCAGGTGATGTGGCATTAAATATCAGGAAAATGCAGTTAGAAGAGGGATGGATACAGCAAAGCGCTGTGGGAGTTGAACGATGAGGAGCTTCTGCTTTGTCTGCACCCAATGGCCAAAGCCCCAGGGGAGTCTCTGCTTCCAGGCTTGTTCCCATCATCCTCACAACAAGGGACTCTGCCAGGGCAGTAAAGGGCAGCTTAGTCATTTgttgggacaagaggaaacagctgtGGTCAGCAATTTACCAGTGGGTTGTTAAGATCTGAGGTGTGCATAGTTTATCTTTAGAAACTGCCTTGAGCAGTGTTCGCTCAAGGTGACAATTGAGGGGACATTGATATCCCAGGTTATTCCTTCCAGGCAATGGGTCCTTATTTTACTTTGCATCAGGCTGAAGAAGTGACCTGAGCATAGGCAACTACTACAAAATTTCCTTTGACCAGAAGACTCTGTGTGCTTACAGGGAGCcaactgtgtgtgtgagactaCACAacttgaaaagacaaaaaaagcaagagaataaCCCCCTACTTTGTTTCTAGGCCCCTGTGAGTGGCAGATGCTCTGGTGTCTGTGTAGCAAGGAAGGTGAGCCATCATGGAGGAGGCTCAAGCtagggaacatttaaacaaactgggCATGggacacaagtccatgggacccaaAGGGATGCATCCACAGGAGAGATTCCTGAgggctggaagaaagcaaatgccaCACCTGTGTCTACCAAAGGCTaagaggaggatctggggaactgcAGGCTGGTCCACCTCACCTTGGCACCTGGGAGCAAAGCCTCCTTGGAAACCAATTGCAGGTACAGGGACAACAGGAGGGTTGGGAGCAGCCATGGGTTTATGAACAGGAAAACACACTCAATTAACCCGCCAGCCTTCTCCAGATGATGGGCTTGGTGGAAGAGGGGACAGCAGTGGATGCTGCTTACCTTGACTTGGGCACAGCTTTCGACACAGCCTTACAGACAGGCTGGTGCAGGAGGGGCTGGGTAGGTGGACAGTGGGGACTGTCCTGGACGGAGCCCCAGCTGACCCActgggctggcagggctgccctgggcagcatGAAATCCCATTGGAGATCAGTCACTGGTGGAAGCAGTTCTGcacctggaggaggggagggtCAGGGGGATCTGAGAAGCAACAGGACAAGCAGCAGTGGGCACACACTAAAATACGagaaattccacttaaacatagggggaaaatacttcttttgctgtgagggtgatcatACCCTGGAAGGGCTGCCGAGGGAaatggtggagtctctgtccttgggGAGAGTTGCCAGCCAACTGGACAGCGAGACCTgggcagcccagggtgctggAGCATCTCCCAAGGTACCTGCCAGCCCTGATTGTGCTCTGACACCAAAATACAAATGCTGCAAAGCGCCAggcttgtttcttttcaaaagccTCAGAGAGCAACACCGAGGTTTATTTTCCCTCTTGTGAGACTGCAAATTCTTATTTCCAGGAACTGACAGAGCATCTTACTCAGTACGGTGGCCCGCAGCAGTTCCGTCCTGGCAAAGTAACGCAGTGCTGCAATTCACAGAAATGGGCACGTTCTTCAGTAGAGCTGAACTTGCTGAGGTGATGTTGTTAACCACATGCAAGTCACTTCGATTTCaaatccttgtcttttttttttttttttttttttttctctcccgtGAAGCCTCCTCAAGGCTGGTTCTGAGGCTGCACTTCAGTAACACGCATTAGGATCGGCATGTTTTGCCGCACAAGGCAAGTGGTCCCTCTTCTTCTGCCAAGTCCTCCCTAGCTGCTGCTGCACGACGTGGACTGCAGCAGCAGTCAGTGCAGCACAGTGACCGCAGCCACATCACCAGCGTTTTACGCCCCCCCAGTATCACCTTGTGCAccaccagctgctgggacagcACTGCAAGGCTTCCTTCACCTCCATACGGCACAAACTggaggactttttacaagggcatgtagtgataggacaatgaGTAATGGCTtcaggctgggagaggggaggtttattagattagatatcaggcagaaatttttcactgtgagggtggcgagacactggcccaggttgcccagagaagctgtggatgccccatccctgaaggtgttcaaggccaggttggatggggctttgggcaacctggtctagtgggaggtgtccttgcccagggcagagcagttggaaccagatgatctttgagatcccttccaactctaaccactctatgattctatgagactgAAAAATGATCAACCCCCCTGCTGACATGAAAGATGTCCAGCGACAGAACTGATCGTATGAGCTGACAGCGACCACGTGCACCCCCTCAGCTGTGAACACGCTGGGCACAGGGAGCTCACCCGACAGCCTCAGGTGTCACCCGTCATCCTAAAACAGCCGCGAGGGAACCAAATAACCGACAGAAAGAGAACAACCCCCCCTTTTGCAGCAATCCTCACTCGGCAGCCTGACGGCTGTTAACTGAGGCAGCCTAAAGCTGGCACAGCTTGCAGGGGGGCGGTCAGGATATCTAACGGCAGCCCTCCCCCGGAAAGGGCAGCGGGCTAAGGGTATGCTCTGCCCGCTGAGCGCGGCCGCTGCCGGCGGGTCTGGGCAACGAGGAGGCTCCGGGACCGGCGGAgaggcggggccgggcggtgcgGGCCCGGTGCTGGGAGCCGGCTGCGGGGCGGCCGCAGGAGCCGCAGCCCCGTCCCGCAGAGAAGCCCCGGGGCCACGGGCCCGGCCTCCCGCAGGGGCACGGGCCCGGCCTCCCGCAGGGGCACGGGCCCGGCCTCCCGCAGGGGCACGGGCCCGGCCTCCCGCAGGGGCACGGGCCCGGCCTCCCGCAGGGGCACGGGCCCGGCCTCCCGCAGGGGCACGGGCCCGGCCTCCCGCAGGGGCACGGGCCCGGCCTCCCGCAGGGGCACGGGCCCGGCCTCCCGCAGGGGCACGGGCCCGGCCTCCCGCAGGGGCACGGGCCCGGCCTCCCGCAGGGGCACGGGCCCGGCCTCCCGCGCCGCCCCGTGGCCGGCGGCCGCCATGGCCGGGCGGCTCCGCAGCGCTGCGGGCCCAGGCAGCGGCCGCTCGGCCCCGGCCTCCCGCTCGGAGCCGGGCggacccgcccgccccggcccctcggTCGTGCGTCGAAGGAGGAACCTACAGAGGAGGAAGTTCAGGCAGCAGCAGGCCAACCACGCATGAAATACTCGTTCTCCCTGTTTTTCACAGCACCGCTGTCTGGTTTAGCTCCGGCTGAGCAGAGGCTGGCCTCCCCCAGTCTGGAGGGGTTTGGGGACAGTGAATCCCAGCCCCCGGCACAGCATCCTGCTGACAGAGCAAATCGTTCCTACCCACGGTACCGAACGCGTGGAAAAACACCACCAGCCGCTCCTTGGGCTGGAGCTGGCTCCCCCAGCACGCTCGGGCTCCTGTCCATGGGTGACAAGAGAAGCCCATCAGGCTTCTCTGAGGAAGGTCGGGGCACACAGCCCTCAGCATCGAGCACCAGCCCGCTGGAGTCCAGCTCCAAGAGGTGAGCAAGAGAAGACGTGGTGATACCACCTCAGTCGTGACGTGGCAGAGCCCGAGCTGGCCTAGAtgccacagaaagacagaggccCTGGGACATCACCAAACCTCACTTTTCTAGCgctcttcagaaaggaaagggCAAAGCCGTGGTCCTTTAACATGAGCACAGACTGTCCACAGAGAGAAAAGCACTTGTTAATCACAAAAACAGCATAGTATGAGCAGAAGTAAATGCCCTTACATGTTAACGGCAGGGGAAAATCAAGGAAAGATGGCTGTACTGGCTACTGGAACTCAGACCTGCCACATCCCATGCCCAGATGATCCAGGTCACTTGCCTTTCTGGGGCCTGCTAACAGAAACACAATGAAACTTGCTCAAACTAAAATTCGAGGGAGATGACGTGGTAGACTGGTGCTCAACTGAAATCTCACCTTAGACCACAAAACGTGAATTTGTTATTGAAGAGCAAAGCTCTTTTCCAGAACAGATAGGACCCAACTAGCCCAGGGCTTTGTCTTGAGCAGTGCCAGTAGGAGACACTACGAAGGACAGGCAAGTTTAGCCACCCTTTACAGTTCattcccctcctgctcctctcctcacaGCCAGAAGAGCTGTGTGGGGGTGGTAAGAGGGTACATCCCTGTTTGTCAACCGCTGTCCAAGAATCTGCCTAGCCCCTTTCAGAACATCCTACCTGCCTCCACAGAACCCTGTGGCAACCAAAGTTCCCTTTCTGCTAGTGATCCGGTTAGTAACAGCTCTGCGCTCGCCTCACCTGTCACATTCTCTGGACAGTCTCCGAGCAGCTCGTGGCAGCCTTCCCACAGCCTACTCCAAGTCAGAGTCACCGCCATCTCAGGCTCTCCTCATTAAGCATTTCCTCATTAAGCATTTCCTCCGCATCCGCCATTGTTTTTGTAGCATTTCCCTGCATGTTCTGTCACATCCTCTTTGAGACCCAGGGGCTAATTCAGAGCCACCACAAAGCTAAGCTTCATCGCTCTAAGACCCTCCTGCTCCAGCGTGGCTCTGCCACCGAGACACCACGGCTGCAGTCCCTCCCGTGCCATGCCTGCACGGTTCTGGAGTCGAGCACTGCAAGTCCAGGAGCTGAATTACTTCCCTATTTGTTATGCTGAAGCTATGGAATAATTTCCAAGACAGGTATTACAGGAACACGCAGAGAGGACAGCACCCCATCTCAAGAGCCCGCTTTCACACATGGCTCCTGAAACACAGTCATTAAAAGCACCCGAGAGCAATCAGCAGACACTGAGCAGTGGGCACGGCTGCCTGCACCCACCCACAGCACCAGCCAGACCCCCGAGCGTGGGGAGCGGAGATCTCTGTTGCCCAGCCTCACGCCACGCAAGCGCTGCCGGGCAGCTGATTGACGTTGCTGGTGCCGTCACTCCTAAGGACAAAGAAAGGCTTTTCAGCCGCGGGAAGCTGACTGACACCGGCTACACAAAGCAGCGCAGCAGCCAATGCAGCCCGACAGCAACGCGATCGTTTGTCAACGagcctttcttccctctctcagaAATCAAACATTCAATAAACATCAAGGTGATCTTCCCACACTGAGGAACCgctcttcctttctcccccccacccccgggcagCAGCCTCGCCGCCTCTCGAGAAAGCAGCAATTCAAGGACCCATTTCTGCCATTTTACAGTGTACTCGCACAGCAGAGCACAACTTACCACTAGgagaaaactaaaactaaaaccaaacctgATAGGAGAGGAGCGAAGCAAACAAAGGATTTCTAACAGCAGCAGTTTAATCTTCGTTTCATCCCCGATTTTCAGCAGATTtactaaatgcatttttctttcagagacaAAACCTCTCCAGACAACCTGCGTGTAAGTGGATTTAACTGTCGCTGTGCGGCAGAGCTCGCACAGAGACAACCCCACACAccaaagagagggagaggagatgcaCAGACACCAGCTCCACCGGAACGCAGAAGTGCTTGGGACTGTCTTCTCATCAGCTCGATTCTCTACTTCTACAATCAGC
Proteins encoded in this window:
- the SERP1 gene encoding stress-associated endoplasmic reticulum protein 1; the protein is MVAKQRIRMANEKHSKNITQRGNVAKTSRTAPEEKASVGPWLLALFIFVVCGSAIFQIIQSIRMGM